From a region of the Rhodamnia argentea isolate NSW1041297 unplaced genomic scaffold, ASM2092103v1 Rarg_v2.45, whole genome shotgun sequence genome:
- the LOC125313469 gene encoding protein TIC 214-like: MIQWKNWLRGHYQYDLSTIRWYRLVPHKWRNRFNQTRIVQNKDLTKRHSDEFESNSLPNSKYNFQKYYRYDLFSYKSINYNKIYKKGKLVDMLGGIISINLEDDDIMNLDKFTYRKYFDWRIFDFCLRNKVDIESWIDIDPNGNKNTKTGVNNYQIIDKIINKMDQKGLFYLKISQNGGITASNKKKDLFDWMGMNEEILSRPISNLKLWFFPEFVLLYNTYIMKPWIIPIQLLLLNFNENVTENKNITRKNKRDLFIFSNEKKSIELENRNQEEKESASRDNLESDAQNQANLGSLLSNQEKDIEEDYASSDMKKRRKKKQYKSNTEAELDFFLKRYLRFQLRWDDSLNQRMINNIKVYCLLLRLINPREIAISSIQRGEMSLDILMIQKDLTLIELMKKGILIIEPVRLSIKNDGQFIIYQSLNISLVNKSKPKINQRYRKKSYVAKINLDKSIARHQRMAENRYKNHYDLLFVPEKVLSAKGRRELRILICFNSRKRNGIHKNPVFCNNVKKGGEFLDKSKHFDKKKLIKLKFFLCPNYRLEDLSCMNRYWFDTNNGSRFTMIRIHMYPRLQIC; this comes from the exons ATGATTCAATGGAAAAACTGGTTAAGGGGTCATTATCAATATGATTTATCTACGATTAGATGGTATCGATTAGTACCACACAAATGGCGAAATAGATTCAATCAAACACGTATAGTGCAAAATAAAGATTTAACCAAAAGGCATTCCGatgaatttgaatcaaattcattaccaaattcaaaatataactttcaaaaatactATAGATATGACCTTTTCTCATATAAATCgat TAATTACAAcaagatatataaaaaaggtAAATTAGTTGATATGCTAGGAGGTATTATCTCTATTAATTTAGAAGATGATGATATTATGAATCTGGATAAATttacatatagaaaatattttgattggagaattttcgatttttgtctTAGAAATAAAGTCGATATTGAGTCCTGGATTGATATCGATCCCAATGGTAATAAAAATACTAAGACTGGGGTTaataattatcaaataattgataaaataattaataaaatggatcaaaaaggtcttttttatcttaaaatttcccaaaatggAGGAATTACGgcatccaacaaaaaaaaagacctttTTGATTGGATGGGAATGAATGAAGAAATACTAAGTCGTCCCATATCGAATCTGAAACTTTGGTTCTTTCCAGAATTTGTGCTGCTTTATAATACATATATTATGAAACCCTGGATCATACCAATCCAATtacttcttttaaattttaatgaaaatgttactgaaaataaaaacatcactcgaaagaacaaaagggatctttttatattttcgaatgaaaaaaaatcgattgaATTAGAGAATagaaatcaagaagaaaaagaatctgCAAGTCGAGATAATCTTGAATCAGATGCACAAAATCAAGCGAATCTTGGATCACTTCTctcaaaccaagaaaaagatattgaaGAAGATTATGCAAGTTCAGATATGAAAAAACgtagaaagaaaaagcaatatAAGAGCAACACGGAAGCAGAGCTtgattttttcctaaaaaggtATTTACGTTTTCAATTGAGATGGGATGATTCTTTAAATCAAAGAATGATCAATAATATCAAAGTATATTGTCTCCTACTTAGACTGATAAATCCAAGAGAAATTGCTATATCCTCTATTCAAAGGGGAGAAATGAGTTTAGATATTCTGATGATTCAAAAGGATTTAACTCTTATAGAATTAATGAAAAAGGGTATATTAATTATCGAACCAGTTCGTTTGTCTATCAAAAATGACGGACAATTTATTATATATCAAAGTCTAAATATTTCATTGGTTAATAAGAGTAAGCccaaaattaatcaaagatACCGAAAAAAAAGCTATGTTGCTAAGATTAATTTGGATAAATCCATTGCAAGACATCAAAGAATGGCTGAAAATAGATACAAAAATCATTATGATTTGTTGTTTGTTCCCGAAAAAGTTTTATCCGCTAAAGGACGTAGAGAACTAAGAATTCTAATTTGTTTCAATTCGAGGAAGAGAAATGGTATTCATAAAAATCCAGTATTTTGCAACAACGTAAAAAAGGGTGgtgaatttttggataaaagcaaacattttgataaaaagaaactaattaaattaaagttcttTCTTTGTCCTAATTATCGATTAGAAGATTTATCTTGTATGAATCGATATTGGTTTGATACCAATAATGGGAGTCGCTTCACTATGATAAGGATACATATGTATCCACGATTgcaaatttgttaa